In Verrucomicrobiota bacterium, a single window of DNA contains:
- a CDS encoding recombinase family protein yields MNKQKSIGYCRVSTDEQAREGVSLLAQQEKIKAYALIKDLELIEIVSDAGLSAKDLNRKGLQKALCMLQTGEANHLIVYKLDRLTRSTKDLLSLVYEKFIPHNISLHSITETLDTTSANGRFFLTMLGAMATWERETIRERTRDALSHKRQQGQWSGRIPYGFRIDEIGCLVEDQQQFKQIQRVKRLRRDGLSIREISRRVDLSIATIHKLISTNLRTLKNQYSTT; encoded by the coding sequence ATGAATAAACAAAAATCGATTGGCTATTGTCGTGTATCCACTGATGAACAAGCCCGTGAAGGTGTCTCCCTTCTCGCTCAGCAAGAAAAGATCAAAGCGTATGCTCTAATTAAAGATTTAGAGCTTATTGAAATAGTTTCAGATGCTGGACTCTCGGCTAAAGACTTAAATCGTAAGGGGCTCCAAAAAGCTCTATGTATGTTGCAGACTGGGGAAGCTAACCACTTGATCGTATACAAGCTCGATAGATTGACTCGTTCTACGAAGGATCTGCTTAGCTTGGTCTATGAGAAATTCATTCCTCATAATATAAGTCTTCACTCAATAACAGAGACCCTCGATACAACTTCAGCCAATGGCAGGTTCTTTCTGACCATGTTAGGGGCAATGGCCACCTGGGAGCGCGAGACAATTCGTGAACGCACAAGAGACGCTTTGAGCCACAAGAGGCAACAAGGCCAGTGGAGTGGCAGAATACCTTATGGATTTCGTATTGATGAAATTGGATGTCTTGTTGAGGATCAACAGCAGTTTAAGCAAATCCAAAGAGTTAAACGTCTACGCCGTGATGGTTTGAGTATTCGTGAGATCTCCCGTCGCGTGGATCTATCAATTGCCACTATTCACAAACTCATTTCAACCAACCTTAGAACCCTAAA
- a CDS encoding helix-turn-helix domain-containing protein, which translates to MDGKKLPTRLRAAREKAALSQSQFAKKYDLSIHTLQSWEQGKYVPRGLAAKELDRILSRILKD; encoded by the coding sequence ATGGACGGAAAAAAATTGCCTACACGTTTGAGAGCTGCCAGAGAAAAGGCTGCCCTAAGCCAGAGTCAATTTGCTAAGAAATATGATTTGAGCATACATACGCTTCAATCATGGGAACAGGGTAAATACGTCCCAAGAGGTTTGGCAGCAAAAGAACTAGACCGTATCCTCAGCCGGATACTCAAAGATTAG
- a CDS encoding helix-turn-helix transcriptional regulator has translation MRKDADRKKLAKKLGRNIARARSEAKLTQEKVAELTDIHDRHFQKIEGGEVCPSFPLIVEIKKKLKAEWSDILKGIG, from the coding sequence ATGCGAAAGGATGCAGATCGTAAGAAATTAGCTAAAAAGCTAGGGCGTAATATCGCGCGTGCTCGGAGTGAAGCCAAATTGACCCAAGAGAAGGTGGCAGAGCTTACTGACATCCACGATAGACATTTCCAGAAGATTGAGGGTGGAGAGGTTTGCCCATCCTTCCCGCTGATCGTAGAGATCAAAAAGAAGCTTAAGGCTGAGTGGTCTGATATTTTGAAAGGGATAGGATAA